Within Deltaproteobacteria bacterium, the genomic segment CGACGCAAGCACGTCGTCGACAGTGATCAGGTCACGGAACTTCGCCGCCGGATTGAGTGACGCATGGCGGCGAATGGTGACGGCGATCTCGGCGAGTTGCTCTGACGTGGTCCCGAACTCGTGCATGTGGCGCTGCGCGCACATGGCGTACGAGCCGACGACGGTGGGTCCGTAGGAACTCTCGAAATGATCGGGCGGATCGCCAGTGAAGCCACCACCGGTGCCGACGGCGAAGCGTTCCGACGATGCGGTGCTGCCGTAGGTGATCAACGCGACGTCGCACAGGCCGGCGGCAATCGCGGCGGCGGCGTGGCTGACGTGCGCGACGAACGACGAGCCGCCGATCGAAGTCGAGTCGAGAAAGCGCGGATTGATGTTCAGATGCTCGCACAGCGACATGATCCCGATCGGCCCGACACCCGACGTGAAGAAACCGTCGACATCCTTGATCGTCAGCCCGGCGTCGGCGAGCACGCCGCGCGCGCTCTCGGCGTGGATCTGGAACATGGTCTTGTCCGGCGCCCAGCGGGTGGGGTGCTCGTAGACGCCGGCGATCACGGCTTTGCGCTCGAAGCCGCTCATGCGATCGGCCCCCTCTCTGACTCTCCCCCGTTGCCAGAAGTGGCAACAGGGGAGAGGACCCACGCGTGACCTCCGGTCCCCTCCCCTGTGAGCACTTCCGCGAACGGGGGAGGGCTAGGGTGGAGGCCGCCCAGCACGGCAATGGTGCTCACTGCGCCAACCTCGCCAGAAACTCGTCGACGGCGGCGTTGAATTCCGCCGGCTTCTCGCTCGTGACCGTATGGCCGGTGTCTTCGATGACGACGAGCTGCGAGCCGGCAATGCCGCGCTGCAGCTCCTCCGACTTCGTCACCGGCGTGATGCCGTCGTCGCGCCCGGCGATGATCAACGTCGGTACTCTGATCTGCGCGAGCCGTGTCGTGATGTCGAACGCGTTGCACGCGAGGAAGTCGAAGTAGCGCACGCGCGGATCGGTCTTCACCTGCTCCATCCAGGCTTCGCGCATGATCGCGAAGTCGGTTTTCGGCGAGAAGGCTTCGGTGGTGAACGGCTGCTGCGCGCGCCCGCGCATGACGTTGTGCCAGGTCTCGATCCGCTCGGCGGACAACTCAAACTTCGCCGCGGTGGCAACCAATACCAATGCCTTGACCTGCTTTGGATGCGCGATCGCGAACTCCATCGCGATCGCGCCGCCCATTGACCGGCCGATGAGGACGAACGGACGCAGCTTCAGCGTGTCCGCGAACGCTTTGGTGAAGTCGCGGTACGCGGCGATGCTGCGCAACCCTTCGGTGCTGCCGGAGCGGCCGTGACCGGGGAAATCGAAGGCAATGGGGCTGTGCGCGGCGCTGAAGTGATCGAGCTGTCGGTTCCAGGTATTGGCGTTCGAACCGGCGGCGTGGATGAAGAGCAGCGTGGCGCCGCGGTCGAGGTCCGGTACCTCCCCGGGAACCGTCGTGGCGCCAGCGTGGAAGTAATTGACGGCGAGTCCGTCGATGTAGGTGTACTTACTCGGCATCGAACGTCTGGGAGAGCGCAACGACCCGCGCCGGTATCGCAACCGCATTCCGGGTTGTCAAGCAAACGAGCACCCGATCGTCTTTGCACAAAAGAGGTTTCCGCCCCTCGATACGCCGCCCTTCGATACGAAGCCTTCGGCTTCTACTCAGTGCGGCTACTCGGGGAAGCGGTATTTTCTCGGACAGCCGAATGCCCGCTTGCCCGAGTAGATCGCGAAGCGATCGTATCGAGGGCCTTCTTGTGCAAAGCCAACCAGGCAACCAGGCACGTATCAACCGCGCATGCCCATCGAGGCGGCGGCTTCGTGCAAACTCGCGTTCGCGCTTGGGCGTGCGGCGACGCGGGTCATCCACGCGGCGAGGTTGCCGAGCGCGGGATCTGCCGGCTGGCCCACAGTCGCGCCGAAGTCGAGCGCGCAGTAGAGAATGATGTCGGCGATAGTGAAGCGCTTGCCGGCGACGAACGACTTGCCCGCCATCAATCCGTCGAGCCACACCAGCTTGTCGCGTACGATCGCCTTCAAGCCGTCGGCGGCCTCCGGCAGGCAACGCATGCGCGACTGAAACAGCCCGAGCCCTTCGGCGTAGCGGAAGGCGTTGTAGAGATTCTCGGTAATGTTGAGTTCCACACGGCGCTGCCACATGCGGGTTTCGGCCCGCTCTTCCGCCGTCGTGCCGATGAGCGCCGGCGTCGGATGTTTCTCTTCGAGATATTCGAAGATCACGACGGTCTCGCCGAGCACCCGGCCGTCGTCGAGTTCGAGCGCCGGGATCTGCCCACCGGGATTGCGATCGGTGTACGGAGGCTGCCGGTTTTCCGCGCCGAGCAAGTCGACGGGCGCTGTCGCGATTTTGATTCCCTTTTCGAGCAAGAACATGCGCAGCGCGCGTGGATTTGGCCCCATCGAATCGTAGATTTTCATCGTCGCCTCCAGTGCCGGTAGTGATCGTAAGAGCGCCGCACGCGGCGATGCTCGAGTGCGTGCATGGTCGATGATTGGCAGCGCAAACACAAGTACCCGGCTAGTGTGCCGGCGGGCACCGGACTATTTTGAACCGGCAACGATTGCCGCCCGGAGGGTTTCGCGATGGAGACGATCAAATTCTACTTCAGCTTTCGCAGTCCGTATGCGTGGCTCGCCTTTCACCGGCTGGAGCGCGCCTTCGCCGGATTGCCGGTGACGGTTCGGCGCATCCCGGTATTTCCGCCGCCGGAGTTTCCCAACGATCCGGCTGCGCTCCCCGTGAAACTTGCGTACATCGTACACGACATCACGCGGATCGCGGCGGCGTACGGCTTGCGGATCAAGTGGCCGAAGGTCGGGGGCACCGACTGGATCGTTCCGCACGCAGCGTATGTGTTTGCGAGCGATTGCGACAAGGGCGATGCATTCGCGTTGGCGGCGTTCGCGGCGCGCTTCAGCGAAGGCCGCAACCTCGGCGATCACGAGGTGCTCAGTGATGTCGCTCGCGCATGTGGACTCGATGCCGCCGCGACGTTGCGCGCGAGTGCTGACGCCACCTTTCATGAGCGGGTCATGCAGGGTCTCATGGAAGGGTTCGGCGAGGGCATCTTCGGCGTGCCGTTCTTTGTCTACGGCGAGCAGAAATTCTGGGGCAACGATCGGCTGGAATGGGTGCGACGCGCAGTGTGCGAACGTCTCGGTCAAACCGTGCCGGCGCTCGACG encodes:
- a CDS encoding DsbA family protein, encoding METIKFYFSFRSPYAWLAFHRLERAFAGLPVTVRRIPVFPPPEFPNDPAALPVKLAYIVHDITRIAAAYGLRIKWPKVGGTDWIVPHAAYVFASDCDKGDAFALAAFAARFSEGRNLGDHEVLSDVARACGLDAAATLRASADATFHERVMQGLMEGFGEGIFGVPFFVYGEQKFWGNDRLEWVRRAVCERLGQTVPALDADLMASPAHGPNLPIRHAGDL
- a CDS encoding glutathione S-transferase family protein, with protein sequence MKIYDSMGPNPRALRMFLLEKGIKIATAPVDLLGAENRQPPYTDRNPGGQIPALELDDGRVLGETVVIFEYLEEKHPTPALIGTTAEERAETRMWQRRVELNITENLYNAFRYAEGLGLFQSRMRCLPEAADGLKAIVRDKLVWLDGLMAGKSFVAGKRFTIADIILYCALDFGATVGQPADPALGNLAAWMTRVAARPSANASLHEAAASMGMRG
- a CDS encoding alpha/beta fold hydrolase; its protein translation is MPSKYTYIDGLAVNYFHAGATTVPGEVPDLDRGATLLFIHAAGSNANTWNRQLDHFSAAHSPIAFDFPGHGRSGSTEGLRSIAAYRDFTKAFADTLKLRPFVLIGRSMGGAIAMEFAIAHPKQVKALVLVATAAKFELSAERIETWHNVMRGRAQQPFTTEAFSPKTDFAIMREAWMEQVKTDPRVRYFDFLACNAFDITTRLAQIRVPTLIIAGRDDGITPVTKSEELQRGIAGSQLVVIEDTGHTVTSEKPAEFNAAVDEFLARLAQ
- a CDS encoding thiolase domain-containing protein, yielding MSGFERKAVIAGVYEHPTRWAPDKTMFQIHAESARGVLADAGLTIKDVDGFFTSGVGPIGIMSLCEHLNINPRFLDSTSIGGSSFVAHVSHAAAAIAAGLCDVALITYGSTASSERFAVGTGGGFTGDPPDHFESSYGPTVVGSYAMCAQRHMHEFGTTSEQLAEIAVTIRRHASLNPAAKFRDLITVDDVLASRIVSSPLHLLDCCIISDGGGALVVTSAARARDLRKKPVQILGASEALCHTAAGVRDLTDMAAKQSGPRALSMAGVAHKDIDMCMVYDSFTITVLETLENLGFCRKGEGGAFVQDGRIGLGGELPINTDGGGLSSNHPGMRGMFLVIEATKQLRGECGARQVKDCAIALCHGTGGMLGLRHSGATLILGRD